A genomic stretch from Zeimonas sediminis includes:
- the lon gene encoding endopeptidase La, translated as MSEEQTRAFDSPLPLLPLRDVVVFPHMVIPLFVGRPKSIKALESAMEGGKSIMLVAQKNASKDEPSEADIHRIGCVSNILQMLKLPDGTVKVLVEGARRARIVDVDDSGAHFTCTVEPVAADGEANPEVEALRRAILAQFDQYVKLNKKIPPEILASLNGIDDPGRLADTIAAHLPIRIEQKQEILETTSVSERLERLLAQIETELDILQVEKRIRGRVKRQMEKSQREYYLNEQVKAIQKELGEGEEGADLEELEKKIKAARMPKEALKKAEAELKKLKLMSPMSAEATVVRNYIDVLIGLPWKKKSKINNDLANAQKVLDDDHFGLEKVKERILEYLAVQQRVDKLKSPILCLVGPPGVGKTSLGQSIARATNRKFVRMALGGVRDEAEIRGHRRTYIGSMPGKILQNLTKVGVRNPLFLLDEVDKMGMDFRGDPSSALLEVLDPEQNSTFVDHYVEVEYDLSDVMFVATANTLNIPPPLLDRMEVIRLSGYTEDEKVGIAQRYLLPKQMKNTGLKAEEISVSEAALRDIVRYYTREAGVRSLEREISKICRKVVKMLLLTKQEKKVSVTPKNLDKFLGVRRYTFGIAEKENQIGQVTGLAWTEVGGELLTIEAVAVPGKGKTTFTGKLGDVMQESIKAAMTVVRRRAQRLGVKPDFHEKQDIHIHVPEGATPKDGPSAGIAMTTALVSVLTGIPVRADVAMTGEITLRGEVLAIGGLKEKLLAAHRGGIKTVLIPEENVKDLAEIPDNVKNRLEIVPVKWIDRVLEVALERQPQPLPEEEQGVSGGTVSAAPASSGGSDLVKH; from the coding sequence ACGCCTCGAAGGACGAGCCGTCCGAGGCCGACATCCACCGCATCGGTTGCGTCTCGAACATCCTTCAGATGCTCAAGCTGCCTGACGGGACGGTCAAGGTGCTGGTCGAGGGCGCCCGGCGCGCGCGGATCGTCGACGTCGACGACAGCGGCGCCCACTTCACCTGCACCGTCGAGCCGGTCGCGGCCGACGGCGAGGCCAATCCCGAGGTCGAGGCGCTGCGCCGCGCGATCCTGGCGCAGTTCGACCAGTACGTGAAGCTGAACAAGAAGATCCCGCCCGAGATCCTCGCCTCGCTGAACGGCATCGACGATCCGGGCCGGCTCGCCGACACGATCGCCGCCCACCTGCCGATCCGCATCGAGCAGAAGCAGGAGATCCTCGAGACCACCTCGGTGTCCGAGCGGCTCGAGCGGCTGCTCGCCCAGATCGAGACCGAGCTGGACATCCTGCAGGTGGAAAAGCGCATCCGCGGCCGCGTCAAGCGCCAGATGGAGAAGAGCCAGCGCGAGTACTACCTGAACGAGCAGGTCAAGGCGATCCAGAAGGAGCTCGGCGAGGGCGAGGAGGGCGCCGACCTCGAGGAGCTCGAGAAGAAGATCAAGGCCGCCCGCATGCCCAAGGAGGCGCTGAAGAAGGCCGAGGCCGAGCTCAAGAAGCTCAAGCTGATGTCGCCGATGTCGGCCGAGGCCACCGTCGTGCGCAACTACATCGACGTGCTGATCGGCCTGCCCTGGAAGAAGAAGAGCAAGATCAACAACGACCTGGCCAATGCGCAGAAGGTCCTCGACGACGACCACTTCGGCCTCGAGAAGGTCAAGGAGCGCATCCTCGAGTACCTGGCGGTCCAGCAGCGGGTCGACAAGCTGAAGTCCCCCATCCTGTGCCTGGTCGGGCCCCCGGGCGTCGGAAAGACCTCGCTGGGCCAGTCGATCGCCCGCGCGACCAACCGCAAGTTCGTGCGCATGGCGCTCGGCGGCGTGCGCGACGAGGCCGAGATCCGCGGCCACCGTCGCACCTACATCGGGTCGATGCCGGGCAAGATCCTGCAGAACCTGACCAAGGTCGGCGTGCGCAATCCGCTCTTCCTGCTCGACGAGGTCGACAAGATGGGCATGGACTTCCGCGGCGACCCGTCGAGCGCGCTGCTCGAGGTGCTCGACCCCGAGCAGAACAGCACCTTCGTCGATCACTACGTCGAGGTCGAGTACGACCTGTCCGACGTGATGTTCGTCGCCACCGCGAACACGCTGAACATCCCGCCGCCGCTGCTCGACCGGATGGAGGTGATCCGCCTGTCCGGCTACACCGAGGACGAGAAGGTCGGCATCGCCCAGCGCTACCTGCTGCCCAAGCAGATGAAGAACACCGGGCTGAAGGCCGAGGAAATCTCGGTGTCCGAGGCGGCGCTGCGCGACATCGTGCGCTACTACACCCGCGAGGCCGGTGTGCGCTCGCTCGAGCGCGAGATCAGCAAGATCTGCCGCAAGGTCGTCAAGATGCTGCTGCTCACGAAGCAGGAGAAGAAGGTCAGCGTCACGCCCAAGAACCTGGACAAGTTCCTCGGCGTGCGCCGCTACACCTTCGGCATCGCCGAGAAGGAGAACCAGATCGGGCAGGTCACCGGCCTGGCGTGGACCGAGGTCGGCGGCGAGCTGCTCACGATCGAGGCGGTCGCGGTGCCGGGCAAGGGCAAGACCACCTTCACCGGCAAGCTCGGCGACGTGATGCAGGAGTCGATCAAGGCCGCGATGACGGTCGTGCGCAGGCGCGCCCAGCGGCTCGGCGTGAAGCCGGACTTCCACGAGAAGCAGGACATCCACATCCACGTGCCCGAGGGCGCCACGCCGAAGGACGGCCCGAGCGCGGGCATCGCGATGACGACCGCGCTGGTGTCGGTGCTGACCGGCATCCCGGTTCGCGCCGACGTCGCGATGACCGGCGAGATCACGCTGCGCGGCGAGGTGCTCGCGATCGGCGGCCTGAAGGAGAAGCTGCTCGCCGCGCACCGCGGCGGCATCAAGACCGTGCTGATCCCCGAGGAGAACGTCAAGGATCTCGCCGAGATCCCGGACAACGTGAAGAACCGCCTGGAGATCGTGCCGGTCAAGTGGATCGATCGCGTGCTCGAGGTCGCCCTGGAGCGCCAGCCTCAGCCCTTGCCCGAAGAGGAGCAGGGGGTTTCCGGTGGCACGGTGTCGGCAGCGCCCGCATCGTCGGGCGGCAGCGACCTGGTCAAGCACTGA
- a CDS encoding HU family DNA-binding protein — protein sequence MNKSELIDQIAKQADISKAAAGRSLDAVIGAIRTTLKKGGSVTLVGFGTFSVAKRAARTGRNPRTGATIKIKAAKLPKFRPGKGLKDAIN from the coding sequence GTGAACAAGTCCGAATTGATCGACCAAATCGCGAAGCAGGCAGACATCTCCAAGGCTGCGGCTGGCCGATCGCTCGACGCCGTCATCGGCGCGATTCGCACCACGCTGAAGAAGGGTGGCTCGGTCACGCTGGTCGGGTTCGGCACTTTCTCGGTCGCCAAGCGCGCCGCGCGCACCGGCCGTAATCCGCGCACCGGCGCCACGATCAAGATCAAGGCCGCCAAGCTGCCGAAGTTCCGCCCGGGCAAGGGCCTGAAAGACGCGATCAACTGA